Proteins encoded in a region of the Vicinamibacteria bacterium genome:
- a CDS encoding nitrite/sulfite reductase — translation MAAIDDPRTLGRASLSFASSADIEEFVATLERFEAGEMTPDQWRAFRLVRGTYGQRQTADAQMLRVKIPQGILSAEQLYALADVADSYSRGYGHITTRQNLQFHFMKLHDVESAMRRLAAAGLTTREACGNSVRNITACPYAGVAPYEAFDVTPYAEAMTRHLLRHPLSSSLPRKFKIAWEGCAQDHALTPIHDIGWRARIEIRDGLPRRGFRVTAGGGTAILCTSGSVLFDFLPAGEVLNVAEALLRVFHRLGDFKHKQRNRMKFLIRELGWDRWRQEFDETLAGFRREGGARLPFDPDAPPVEEAPSGERAGVPSLDSTADRVAASVIKGPGITPSLRPFLPVMNGDFTHWARTNTRPQKQPGYVLVTATVPLGDITGQQMRVLGDLALAYGDGTLRVTSEQDLLLRWVRAKEVSSLYRQLAVAGLGLPDANTIADVTSCPGAESCRLAVTQSRGLGRLLGDHLRARPELVALAGDLPIKISGCPNGCGRHHVAGIGFQGSVRKVGDRVVPQYFVMVGGGVDDGGARFGRLAAKIPVRRAPEAVERLLALFQAERAKGETADAYFQRVDLERARAVLADLVALSPGEVRAADYVDLGEDSEFKMEVMEGECSA, via the coding sequence ATGGCAGCCATAGACGATCCCCGGACCTTGGGACGCGCTTCACTGTCCTTTGCCAGCAGCGCCGACATCGAAGAGTTCGTGGCTACCCTCGAGCGGTTCGAGGCGGGGGAAATGACCCCGGACCAATGGAGGGCCTTCCGCCTGGTGCGCGGAACCTACGGCCAGCGGCAGACCGCGGACGCCCAGATGCTGCGGGTGAAGATCCCCCAAGGAATTCTGAGCGCGGAGCAGCTTTACGCCCTGGCCGACGTGGCCGATTCCTACTCCCGCGGCTACGGCCACATCACCACTCGCCAGAACCTCCAGTTTCATTTCATGAAGCTGCACGACGTCGAGTCCGCCATGCGACGGCTGGCGGCGGCAGGGTTGACGACCCGCGAGGCCTGCGGGAACTCCGTCCGCAACATCACCGCTTGTCCTTACGCGGGTGTCGCCCCCTATGAAGCGTTCGACGTCACTCCCTATGCGGAGGCGATGACTCGTCATCTGCTCCGGCATCCCCTGAGCTCATCGCTCCCCCGCAAGTTCAAGATCGCCTGGGAAGGCTGCGCCCAAGACCACGCCCTGACCCCCATCCACGACATCGGCTGGCGGGCACGCATCGAGATAAGGGACGGCCTGCCGCGCCGCGGATTCCGGGTCACGGCGGGGGGAGGAACCGCCATCCTCTGCACCTCGGGCTCGGTGCTCTTCGATTTCCTGCCCGCGGGCGAAGTCCTGAACGTGGCCGAGGCCCTGCTTCGCGTCTTTCATCGCCTGGGCGACTTCAAGCACAAGCAGCGGAACCGCATGAAGTTCCTGATTCGGGAGCTGGGCTGGGATCGCTGGCGGCAGGAGTTCGACGAGACCCTGGCCGGATTTCGTCGGGAGGGAGGCGCGCGGCTTCCCTTCGATCCAGACGCGCCGCCCGTCGAGGAGGCGCCCTCCGGAGAGCGAGCGGGCGTCCCGTCATTGGACAGCACCGCCGACCGGGTGGCGGCCTCCGTGATCAAGGGGCCCGGCATCACGCCGAGCCTGCGGCCGTTCCTCCCGGTCATGAATGGCGACTTCACCCATTGGGCCCGCACGAACACGCGGCCGCAGAAACAGCCCGGCTACGTCCTCGTGACCGCCACCGTTCCCCTGGGCGACATCACCGGGCAGCAGATGCGAGTGCTGGGCGACCTCGCCCTGGCCTACGGCGACGGGACGCTGCGGGTCACGAGTGAGCAGGACCTGCTCCTGCGCTGGGTGCGGGCGAAGGAGGTGTCGTCCCTCTATCGCCAACTGGCGGTGGCGGGTCTCGGCCTCCCCGACGCCAACACCATTGCCGACGTGACGAGCTGCCCGGGAGCCGAGTCCTGCCGGCTGGCCGTGACGCAGTCGCGCGGGCTGGGCCGCCTTCTTGGCGACCACTTGCGGGCGCGCCCCGAGCTGGTGGCGCTCGCCGGTGACCTGCCGATCAAGATCAGCGGGTGCCCGAACGGCTGCGGCCGCCACCACGTGGCCGGCATCGGCTTCCAAGGGAGCGTCCGCAAGGTCGGAGACCGGGTCGTGCCGCAGTACTTCGTCATGGTGGGCGGAGGGGTAGACGATGGCGGGGCCCGCTTCGGCCGCTTGGCCGCCAAGATTCCGGTTCGGCGGGCCCCGGAGGCGGTGGAACGGCTTCTCGCCCTATTCCAGGCCGAGCGCGCGAAAGGGGAGACGGCGGACGCGTACTTCCAGCGCGTCGACCTCGAGCGGGCAAGAGCCGTCCTGGCCGACCTAGTGGCGTTGAGCCCCGGGGAGGTCCGCGCCGCCGACTACGTGGACCTGGGTGAGGACTCGGAGTTCAAGATGGAGGTCATGGAGGGTGAATGCAGCGCCTGA
- a CDS encoding SDR family oxidoreductase translates to MAHSVLITGGSSGIGRALVERFVREDFEVSFTYRTGEARARDLIASLSDRRVQAFHFDQGERNSHQALLAELPRHPDIAIFNAGLGSATVTAYAAEARADEDEALIRVNATGVLWLAQAVLPSMLDRGFGKLVFISSVLGGITQFAGFRLADGMGKAAVAFLARQMAAELAHSPVDVFAICPGATETPMLEASTLSAMAPDTRRAFLERLPKHRLAQPAEIAELACFLCSPQGRILHGAVLDASLGLGVHPGLVTG, encoded by the coding sequence GTGGCACACAGCGTATTGATCACCGGCGGCTCCAGCGGAATTGGCCGTGCCCTCGTAGAGCGGTTCGTGCGAGAGGACTTCGAGGTCTCGTTCACCTATCGAACCGGAGAAGCACGGGCACGAGATCTGATCGCTTCGCTGTCTGATCGGCGCGTGCAAGCCTTTCACTTCGATCAGGGCGAACGCAACAGCCACCAGGCGTTGCTCGCGGAGCTACCGCGCCATCCCGACATCGCGATCTTCAACGCCGGCCTCGGCAGCGCCACCGTTACCGCGTACGCTGCCGAAGCCCGGGCCGATGAGGACGAGGCCCTGATCCGAGTCAACGCGACCGGCGTGCTGTGGCTCGCACAGGCGGTCCTCCCCTCTATGCTCGACCGCGGCTTCGGCAAGCTCGTGTTCATCAGCTCGGTGCTCGGCGGGATCACGCAGTTCGCGGGCTTTCGCCTCGCCGATGGCATGGGCAAGGCGGCGGTGGCGTTCCTCGCCCGTCAGATGGCCGCCGAACTCGCCCATTCGCCGGTAGACGTCTTCGCGATCTGCCCGGGTGCGACGGAAACACCGATGCTCGAGGCCAGCACGCTCTCCGCGATGGCGCCCGACACGCGGCGAGCCTTTCTCGAGCGGCTACCGAAGCACCGGCTCGCTCAGCCCGCCGAGATCGCCGAGTTAGCTTGCTTCCTCTGCAGTCCGCAAGGCCGCATCCTTCACGGCGCTGTGCTCGATGCCTCGCTTGGCTTGGGAGTCCATCCCGGTCTCGTTACGGGATGA